The following nucleotide sequence is from Corylus avellana chromosome ca7, CavTom2PMs-1.0.
AAACCATCAAAAGCACATCCTTCCAACAAGCACAAAATAAACACCATCTAAACATAAACAGAGAAGCATATGCAATTAACGGAATGATGAAAAACTAACCCAATGCTCCGGACAAGCCGGCCTTACCGCCCGAACCACCGGCGCCACTATACCCGTACCCTTCGAACCCTTCTCTCCTCAGCTTCTTCGCACCACCACTTCCGTCGTCGTCGTCGTACTCGTCGTCCTCATAGAAAtccctccccctccccttcttcACCGCCTGTGCCGGCCCCGCCAGATGAAAATTCGGGTAATGTGCGGCAGGGGCGGGCGGAGCCACGTAGTGGCGGGGGGCAAGAGCGCCCCCTAGAATGCTGCGAACCGGGAGGAGGAAGTAGAACTCCTTGTCGCCGATCTGGAGGAGGTCCTGGGAGTCGAGCTTGACAGGGGGGTTGCCGGGGAGGTGGAGGACACCCTCGACGAAGCAGCCGTTCTTGCCGAGAACCTCGAGGGCGAAGCGGCGGCGAGCGAAGTCGTAGAAGATGCGGGCGTGATGGCGCGAGATGTTCATGCCGCCGCCGAGGCTGGACAGGTCCACGTCCACCGTCGACTTCTTGGAATTGCGG
It contains:
- the LOC132188189 gene encoding FHA domain-containing protein FHA2 isoform X1, encoding MGATGGDVEAGFAKLQGEDFEYYMQTYSIILGRNSKKSTVDVDLSSLGGGMNISRHHARIFYDFARRRFALEVLGKNGCFVEGVLHLPGNPPVKLDSQDLLQIGDKEFYFLLPVRSILGGALAPRHYVAPPAPAAHYPNFHLAGPAQAVKKGRGRDFYEDDEYDDDDGSGGAKKLRREGFEGYGYSGAGGSGEKKAEGRARVDREADNNQLIQLEEKDVVSSVATALSDICGPGEWMPMEKLHAVLVDKYANVWHHSRVRRYLKSEDWPGIESKGKPWYGLLMLLRKYPEHFVINTRSKGRITLEFVSLVSLLS
- the LOC132188189 gene encoding FHA domain-containing protein FHA2 isoform X2; translated protein: MGATGGDVEAGFAKLQGEDFEYYMQTYSIILGRNSKKSTVDVDLSSLGGGMNISRHHARIFYDFARRRFALEVLGKNGCFVEGVLHLPGNPPVKLDSQDLLQIGDKEFYFLLPVRSILGGALAPRHYVAPPAPAAHYPNFHLAGPAQAVKKGRGRDFYEDDEYDDDDGSGGAKKLRREGFEGYGYSGAGGSGGKAGLSGALEKKAEGRARVDREADNNQLIQLEEKDVVSSVATALSDICGPGEWMPMEKLHAVLVDKYANVWHHSRVRRYLKSEDWPGIESKGKPWYGLLMLLRKYPEHFVINTRSKGRITLEFVSLVSLLS